A genome region from Anopheles stephensi strain Indian chromosome 2, UCI_ANSTEP_V1.0, whole genome shotgun sequence includes the following:
- the LOC118506391 gene encoding tyrosine-protein phosphatase 10D isoform X5: MQSTMLERRKKMQPPTMQQQNHKQPERSGPGAIRCVRSKSDQHRRLGRRKVVRMVGDAGSILTSARELFLTTFALALLAQQCYGADLVIEIPGNQGLDDSFYRLDYYPPIGNPAANATIASRDVGDEIQFSNGLPGTRYNFWLYYTNSTHKDWLTWTVSITTAPDPPANLTVIPRSGKNVIINWSPPLQGNYSSFKLKILGLSDNFATNQTVAIEDNQFQYMVRDLTPGATYQVQAYTLYDGKESVAYTSRNFTTKRYRHKDLLDIKILREPNTPGKFIVWFRNETTLLVLWQPPYPAGIYTHYKVSIEPPDALGSVLYVQKEGEPPGPAQAAFKGLVPGRAYNISVQTMSEDEISLPTTAQYRTVPLRPMNVTFDKKSITENSFKVMWEAPKGTSEFDKYQVSLSTSRRQQAVLRNDNENMAWLEFKENLDPGKTYQVVVKTVSGKVTSWPANGDVTLKPLPVKQLLSSTDSKTGIITISWKPDEVSTQDEYRISYHELETNNGDSSTMSTNQTSFALETLLPGRNYSVTVQALSRKMESNETVIFVVTRPSSPIIEDLKSIREGLNISWKSDVNSKQDKYEVTYTRNDTNDGKTVLTTESRLVFTNLYPGAGYEVKVFAVSHGLRSEPHSYFQAVYPNPPRNMTIEKVTSNSVLVHWKPPERSEFTEYSIRYRTESEKQWIRLPSVKATEADVTDMTPGEKYTIQVNTVSYGVESPNPQQVNQTVRPNPVSNIAPLVDSNNITLEFPRPEGRVETYIIHWWPTEQPDQVSMKNFTETNTILPYPGTLSDDEKVVEEPPLVRLLIGDLMSGVMYNFKIQTISYGLTSDLTKLQTRTMPLIQSEVVIVNNMHTRDTVTLSYTPTPQQSSKFDLYRFSLGDPSIPDKEKLANDTDRKVTFTGLTPGRLYNITVWTVSGKVSSQPIQRQDRMFPDPITMLEATGINDTWIALKWDIPKGEYTSFEVQYLMNDSHYVQNYTVNNHITITDLKPHRNYTITVVVRSGTESSVLRVSLPISANFQTKEALPGRMDKFAPIDIQPSEITFEWSLPPNEQNGIIRQFTITYGLDGSQHTQVKDFRPNELRGSIKGLQPGKSYVFRIQAKTAIGYGPEHIWKQKMPILAPPKPETQVVPTEVGSSATTIEIRFRKHYFSDQNGVVTTYTIIIAEDDSKNASGLEMPSWRDVQSYSVWPPYQVIEPYYPFKNSSVEDFTIGTENCDAKKTGYCNGPLKSGTTYKVKVRAFTAPDKFTDTAYSYPIRTELKTALLSVDAQDNTSLIVSITVPLMIIAMLVGVVLFLRRRRHTGRKTAEQRTNDNMSLPDSTIETSRPVLVKNFAEHYRMMSADSDFRFSEEFEELKHIGRDQPCTFADLPCNRPKNRFTNILPYDHSRFKLQPVDDEEGSDYINANYVPGHNSPREFIVTQGPLHSTRDDFWRMCWESNSRAIVMLTRTFEKGREKCDHYWPHDTVPVYYGDIKVTLLNDSHYPDWVITEFMMTRGEQQRIIRHFHFTTWPDFGVPNPPQTLARFVRAFRERVGPDQRPIVVHCSAGVGRSGTFITLDRILQQIQVSDYVDIFGIVWAMRKERVWMVQTEQQYICIHQCLLVVLEGKEGTEREIHDNQGYEDESILNQTIYGHLSDSQVRLTSV, encoded by the exons ATGCAATCAACGATGCtggaaaggagaaaaaagatGCAACCGCCGAcgatgcagcagcagaaccaTAAACAACCGGAACGATCCGGACCGGGAGCCATACGGTGCGTGAGGAGTAAAAGCGACCAACATAGACGGTTGGGGCGGCGGAAAGTGGTCCGAATGGTGGGTGATGCGGGCAGCATACTGACTTCCGCCCGCGAGCTGTTCCTTACGACTTTTGCTCTCGCGCTGCTAGCACAG CAATGTTACGGGGCGGATCTGGTGATAGAAATCCCGGGCAATCAGGGTCTGGATGATTCGTTTTACCGGCTCGACTACTACCCACCGATCGGCAATCCGGCCGCAAACGCAACGATCGCTTCGCGGGACGTTGGCGACGAGATACAGTTCTCGAACGGGCTGCCCGGCACACGGTACAACTTCTGGCTGTACTACACCAACTCGACGCACAAGGATTGGCTCACGTGGACGGTTTCGATCACGACCGCGCCGGACCCGCCGGCCAACCTAACCGTGATACCGCGCAGCGGCAAGAACGTCATCATCAACTGGAGTCCACCGCTGCAGGGCAACTATTCGTCGTTTAAGCTGAAGATTCTGGGGCTGTCGGATAACTTCGCCACCAACCAGACGGTCGCGATCGAGGACAACCAATTCCAGTACATGGTGCGGGACTTGACGCCCGGTGCCACGTACCAGGTGCAGGCCTACACGCTGTACGATGGCAAAGAGTCGGTAGCGTACACGAGCCGCAACTTCACCACAA AGCGCTATCGGCACAAAGATCTGCTGGACATTAAGATTCTGCGAG AACCTAATACGCCGGGAAAGTTTATCGTGTGGTTCCGTAATGAAACCACCCTGCTCGTACTGTGGCAACCGCCGTATCCGGCCGGAATATACACCCACTACAAGGTATCGATCGAACCGCCGGATGCACTCGGCAGCGTGCTGTACGTGCAGAAGGAAGGCGAACCACCTGGACCGGCGCAGGCAGCTTTCAAGGGGCTGGTACCGGGCAGAGCCTACAACATATCGGTGCAAACAATGTCGGAAGATGAAATATCGCTCCCGACcaccgcccagtaccgtaccgtgCCGCTGCGCCCGATGAACGTAACGTTCGACAAAAAGTCCATCACAGAAAACTCGTTCAAAGTGATGTGGGAAGCGCCGAAGGGTACGAGCGAGTTCGACAAATATCAGGTCTCGCTATCCACGTCTCGGCGCCAGCAGGCCGTACTGCGAAATGACAATGAAAATATGGCGTGGCTCGAGTTCAAGGAAAATCTGGACCCGGGCAAAACGTACCAGGTGGTGGTGAAAACCGTCTCGGGCAAGGTAACGTCCTGGCCCGCGAACGGTGACGTTACGCTCAAACCGCTGCCCGTGAAGCAATTGCTCTCGTCGACCGATAGCAAGACCGGCATCATTACCATCTCCTGGAAACCGGATGAAGTGAGCACGCAGGACGAGTACCGCATCAGCTACCACGAGCTGGAAACGAATAATGGCGATTCGAGCACGATGAGTACCAATCAAACCTCGTTTGCGTTGGAAACGTTGCTTCCGGGGCGGAACTATTCCGTAACGGTGCAGGCACTGTCGCGCAAGATGGAATCCAACGAGACGGTGATCTTTGTCGTCACGCGACCCTCGTCACCGATCATCGAGGATCTGAAATCTATACGCGAGGGGCTGAACATTAGCTGGAAGAGCGATGTGAACTCGAAGCAGGACAAGTACGAGGTGACCTATACGCGGAACGATACGAACGATGGGAAGACTGTGCTGACCACGGAAAGTCGGCTGGTGTTTACGAATCTCTATCCGGGCGCTGGTTACGAGGTGAAGGTATTTGCTGTGAGTCATGGATTGCGCAGCGAACCGCACTCATACTTCCAGGCTGTTT ATCCCAACCCACCGAGAAATATGACGATTGAGAAGGTAACGAGTAACTCGGTACTGGTACATTGGAAACCCCCGGAGCGTTCAGAATTCACCGAATACTCGATTCGGTACCGAACGGAAAGTGAAAAGCAATGGATACGGTTACCGTCCGTGAAAGCAACCGAAGCGGACGTGACTGATATGACGCCGGGTGAAAAGTACACCATTCAGGTGAATACCGTAAGCTACGGTGTGGAGAGTCCGAATCCTCAGCAGGTCAATCAAACGGTACGACCGAATCCAGTCTCCAACATTGCTCCGCTGGTGGACTCGAACAACATTACGCTCGAGTTCCCGCGTCCGGAGGGCCGCGTTGAAACGTACATCATACACTGGTGGCCGACGGAGCAGCCCGATCAAGTATCGATGAAGAATTTCACCGAAACCAATACAA TTTTACCATATCCAGGCACGCTGAGTGACGACGAGAAAGTGGTTGAGGAACCTCCGCTCGTGCGACTGCTTATTGGAGATTTGATGTCCGGTGTGATGTACAATTTCAAGATCCAGACCATATCCTACGGTTTGACGAGTGATCTCACCAAGCTTCAAACGCGAACCATGCCACTCATTCAATCGGAAGTGGTGATCGTGAACAATATGCACACCCGTGACACGGTTACGCTCAGCTACACGCCTACACCCCAGCAGTCTTCAAAGTTCGATCTGTATCGCTTCTCCCTTGGAGATCCGAGCATTCCGGATAAGGAGAAGCTGGCAAACGATACCGATCGGAAGGTAACGTTCACCGGTCTCACTCCCGGCCGGCTGTACAACATAACGGTGTGGACCGTGAGCGGAAAGGTGTCGAGTCAACCGATCCAGCGCCAGGATCGTATGTTCCCCGATCCGATTACGATGCTCGAAGCAACCGGCATCAACGATACGTGGATTGCGCTGAAATGGGACATACCGAAGGGAGAATACACCTCCTTCGAGGTGCAGTACCTAATGAATGATTCACACTACGTGCAAAACTACACCGTCAACAATCACATCACGATCACCGATCTGAAACCTCACCGTAACTACACCATCACCGTGGTAGTCCGGTCGGGAACGGAATCAAGCGTGCTGCGGGTCAGTTTACCCATTTCGGCAAATTTCCAAACCAAGGAAGCACTGCCGGGCAGGATGGATAAGTTTGCTCCGATCGATATACAGCCGAGTGAGATAACGTTCGAATGGTCACTGCCACCGAACGAACAGAACGGTATAATACGCCAGTTTACGATCACGTACGGGTTGGATGGTTCGCAGCACACGCAGGTGAAGGACTTCCGACCGAATGAGCTGCGCGGTTCGATCAAGGGACTGCAGCCCGGCAAATCGTACGTGTTCCGTATCCAGGCAAAGACGGCTATCGGCTACGGACCGGAACACATCTGGAAGCAGAAGATGCCAATCCTGGCGCCACCGAAACCGGAAACGCAAGTCGTTCCGACGGAAGTGGGTAGCAGTGCAACGACGATTGAAATACGGTTCCGCAAGCACTACTTCAGCGATCAGAACGGTGTCGTGACAACGTACACGATCATCATTGCCGAGGATGATTCGAAGAATGCGTCCGGGTTGGAGATGCCGAGCTGGCGCGATGTGCAGTCGTACAGTGTGTGGCCACCGTACCAGGTTATCGAACCGTACTATCCGTTCAAGAACAGTTCGGTGGAGGATTTCACCATCGGGACGGAGAACTGTGACGCGAAGAAGACGGGCTACTGCAATGGGCCGCTAAAGTCGGGCACCACGTACAAGGTGAAGGTGCGCGCTTTTACGGCACCGGATAAGTTCACCGACACGGCCTACAGTTATCCTATTCGCACAG AACTTAAAACAGCTCTTCTATCGGTGGATG CTCAAGACAATACGTCGCTCATCGTTTCGATCACAGTGCCATTAATGATCATTGCAATGCTGGTTGGCGTCGTGCTGTTCCTTCGCCGACGACGACACACCGGTCGCAAAACCGCCGAACAACGGACCAATGACAATATGTCCCTACCGGACAGTACCATCGAAACGAGCCGTCCAGTGTTGGTAAAGAACTTTGCCGAACACTATCGCATGATGTCAGCGGATTCTGACTTTAG ATTTAGTGAGGAGTTCGAAGAGCTTAAACATATTGGCCGCGACCAACCCTGCACATTCGCGGATCTGCCGTGCAATAGGCCCAAGAATCGTTTTACCAACATTTTACCGTATGACCATTCCCGGTTCAAACTGCAACCGGTAGACGACGAGGAAGGCTCGGACTATATCAACGCTAATTACGTGCCG GGTCATAACTCGCCGAGAGAATTTATTGTGACGCAAGGTCCACTGCACTCGACGCGGGACGATTTCTGGCGGATGTGCTGGGAAAGCAACTCGCGTGCAATTGTGATGCTAACACGCACCTTCGAGAAGGGTCGCGAAAAGTGCGACCATTACTGGCCGCACGATACCGTACCAGTATATTACGGTGACATTAAAGTGACACTGCTGAACGATAGCCATTACCCGGATTGGGTCATCACCGAGTTTATGATGACGAGA GGTGAACAGCAGCGCATTATACGCCACTTCCACTTCACCACGTGGCCCGACTTTGGTGTGCCAAATCCTCCCCAAACGCTGGCGCGATTCGTGCGAGCGTTCCGCGAACGTGTCGGTCCGGATCAGCGACCGATCGTGGTGCACTGCAGTGCCGGTGTCGGTCGGTCCGGTACCTTCATCACGCTGGACAGAATATTGCAGCAAATTCAGGTGTCCGACTACGTAGACATCTTTGGCATCGTCTGGGCAATGCGGAAAG AACGTGTCTGGATGGTACAAACGGAGCAGCAGTACATATGCATTCACCAGTGTTTGCTGGTCGTGCTGGAGGGTAAGGAGGGCACGGAGCGTGAAATTCACGACAATCAGGGCTACGAAG ATGAAAGTATATTAAACCAAACGATTTACGGTCACCTAAGCGATTCGCAAGTCCGGTTAACCAGTGTTTGA
- the LOC118506391 gene encoding tyrosine-protein phosphatase 10D isoform X7, producing the protein MQSTMLERRKKMQPPTMQQQNHKQPERSGPGAIRCVRSKSDQHRRLGRRKVVRMVGDAGSILTSARELFLTTFALALLAQQCYGADLVIEIPGNQGLDDSFYRLDYYPPIGNPAANATIASRDVGDEIQFSNGLPGTRYNFWLYYTNSTHKDWLTWTVSITTAPDPPANLTVIPRSGKNVIINWSPPLQGNYSSFKLKILGLSDNFATNQTVAIEDNQFQYMVRDLTPGATYQVQAYTLYDGKESVAYTSRNFTTKRYRHKDLLDIKILREPNTPGKFIVWFRNETTLLVLWQPPYPAGIYTHYKVSIEPPDALGSVLYVQKEGEPPGPAQAAFKGLVPGRAYNISVQTMSEDEISLPTTAQYRTVPLRPMNVTFDKKSITENSFKVMWEAPKGTSEFDKYQVSLSTSRRQQAVLRNDNENMAWLEFKENLDPGKTYQVVVKTVSGKVTSWPANGDVTLKPLPVKQLLSSTDSKTGIITISWKPDEVSTQDEYRISYHELETNNGDSSTMSTNQTSFALETLLPGRNYSVTVQALSRKMESNETVIFVVTRPSSPIIEDLKSIREGLNISWKSDVNSKQDKYEVTYTRNDTNDGKTVLTTESRLVFTNLYPGAGYEVKVFAVSHGLRSEPHSYFQAVYPNPPRNMTIEKVTSNSVLVHWKPPERSEFTEYSIRYRTESEKQWIRLPSVKATEADVTDMTPGEKYTIQVNTVSYGVESPNPQQVNQTVRPNPVSNIAPLVDSNNITLEFPRPEGRVETYIIHWWPTEQPDQVSMKNFTETNTILPYPGTLSDDEKVVEEPPLVRLLIGDLMSGVMYNFKIQTISYGLTSDLTKLQTRTMPLIQSEVVIVNNMHTRDTVTLSYTPTPQQSSKFDLYRFSLGDPSIPDKEKLANDTDRKVTFTGLTPGRLYNITVWTVSGKVSSQPIQRQDRMFPDPITMLEATGINDTWIALKWDIPKGEYTSFEVQYLMNDSHYVQNYTVNNHITITDLKPHRNYTITVVVRSGTESSVLRVSLPISANFQTKEALPGRMDKFAPIDIQPSEITFEWSLPPNEQNGIIRQFTITYGLDGSQHTQVKDFRPNELRGSIKGLQPGKSYVFRIQAKTAIGYGPEHIWKQKMPILAPPKPETQVVPTEVGSSATTIEIRFRKHYFSDQNGVVTTYTIIIAEDDSKNASGLEMPSWRDVQSYSVWPPYQVIEPYYPFKNSSVEDFTIGTENCDAKKTGYCNGPLKSGTTYKVKVRAFTAPDKFTDTAYSYPIRTAQDNTSLIVSITVPLMIIAMLVGVVLFLRRRRHTGRKTAEQRTNDNMSLPDSTIETSRPVLVKNFAEHYRMMSADSDFRFSEEFEELKHIGRDQPCTFADLPCNRPKNRFTNILPYDHSRFKLQPVDDEEGSDYINANYVPGHNSPREFIVTQGPLHSTRDDFWRMCWESNSRAIVMLTRTFEKGREKCDHYWPHDTVPVYYGDIKVTLLNDSHYPDWVITEFMMTRGEQQRIIRHFHFTTWPDFGVPNPPQTLARFVRAFRERVGPDQRPIVVHCSAGVGRSGTFITLDRILQQIQVSDYVDIFGIVWAMRKERVWMVQTEQQYICIHQCLLVVLEGKEGTEREIHDNQGYEDDEGIAESGM; encoded by the exons ATGCAATCAACGATGCtggaaaggagaaaaaagatGCAACCGCCGAcgatgcagcagcagaaccaTAAACAACCGGAACGATCCGGACCGGGAGCCATACGGTGCGTGAGGAGTAAAAGCGACCAACATAGACGGTTGGGGCGGCGGAAAGTGGTCCGAATGGTGGGTGATGCGGGCAGCATACTGACTTCCGCCCGCGAGCTGTTCCTTACGACTTTTGCTCTCGCGCTGCTAGCACAG CAATGTTACGGGGCGGATCTGGTGATAGAAATCCCGGGCAATCAGGGTCTGGATGATTCGTTTTACCGGCTCGACTACTACCCACCGATCGGCAATCCGGCCGCAAACGCAACGATCGCTTCGCGGGACGTTGGCGACGAGATACAGTTCTCGAACGGGCTGCCCGGCACACGGTACAACTTCTGGCTGTACTACACCAACTCGACGCACAAGGATTGGCTCACGTGGACGGTTTCGATCACGACCGCGCCGGACCCGCCGGCCAACCTAACCGTGATACCGCGCAGCGGCAAGAACGTCATCATCAACTGGAGTCCACCGCTGCAGGGCAACTATTCGTCGTTTAAGCTGAAGATTCTGGGGCTGTCGGATAACTTCGCCACCAACCAGACGGTCGCGATCGAGGACAACCAATTCCAGTACATGGTGCGGGACTTGACGCCCGGTGCCACGTACCAGGTGCAGGCCTACACGCTGTACGATGGCAAAGAGTCGGTAGCGTACACGAGCCGCAACTTCACCACAA AGCGCTATCGGCACAAAGATCTGCTGGACATTAAGATTCTGCGAG AACCTAATACGCCGGGAAAGTTTATCGTGTGGTTCCGTAATGAAACCACCCTGCTCGTACTGTGGCAACCGCCGTATCCGGCCGGAATATACACCCACTACAAGGTATCGATCGAACCGCCGGATGCACTCGGCAGCGTGCTGTACGTGCAGAAGGAAGGCGAACCACCTGGACCGGCGCAGGCAGCTTTCAAGGGGCTGGTACCGGGCAGAGCCTACAACATATCGGTGCAAACAATGTCGGAAGATGAAATATCGCTCCCGACcaccgcccagtaccgtaccgtgCCGCTGCGCCCGATGAACGTAACGTTCGACAAAAAGTCCATCACAGAAAACTCGTTCAAAGTGATGTGGGAAGCGCCGAAGGGTACGAGCGAGTTCGACAAATATCAGGTCTCGCTATCCACGTCTCGGCGCCAGCAGGCCGTACTGCGAAATGACAATGAAAATATGGCGTGGCTCGAGTTCAAGGAAAATCTGGACCCGGGCAAAACGTACCAGGTGGTGGTGAAAACCGTCTCGGGCAAGGTAACGTCCTGGCCCGCGAACGGTGACGTTACGCTCAAACCGCTGCCCGTGAAGCAATTGCTCTCGTCGACCGATAGCAAGACCGGCATCATTACCATCTCCTGGAAACCGGATGAAGTGAGCACGCAGGACGAGTACCGCATCAGCTACCACGAGCTGGAAACGAATAATGGCGATTCGAGCACGATGAGTACCAATCAAACCTCGTTTGCGTTGGAAACGTTGCTTCCGGGGCGGAACTATTCCGTAACGGTGCAGGCACTGTCGCGCAAGATGGAATCCAACGAGACGGTGATCTTTGTCGTCACGCGACCCTCGTCACCGATCATCGAGGATCTGAAATCTATACGCGAGGGGCTGAACATTAGCTGGAAGAGCGATGTGAACTCGAAGCAGGACAAGTACGAGGTGACCTATACGCGGAACGATACGAACGATGGGAAGACTGTGCTGACCACGGAAAGTCGGCTGGTGTTTACGAATCTCTATCCGGGCGCTGGTTACGAGGTGAAGGTATTTGCTGTGAGTCATGGATTGCGCAGCGAACCGCACTCATACTTCCAGGCTGTTT ATCCCAACCCACCGAGAAATATGACGATTGAGAAGGTAACGAGTAACTCGGTACTGGTACATTGGAAACCCCCGGAGCGTTCAGAATTCACCGAATACTCGATTCGGTACCGAACGGAAAGTGAAAAGCAATGGATACGGTTACCGTCCGTGAAAGCAACCGAAGCGGACGTGACTGATATGACGCCGGGTGAAAAGTACACCATTCAGGTGAATACCGTAAGCTACGGTGTGGAGAGTCCGAATCCTCAGCAGGTCAATCAAACGGTACGACCGAATCCAGTCTCCAACATTGCTCCGCTGGTGGACTCGAACAACATTACGCTCGAGTTCCCGCGTCCGGAGGGCCGCGTTGAAACGTACATCATACACTGGTGGCCGACGGAGCAGCCCGATCAAGTATCGATGAAGAATTTCACCGAAACCAATACAA TTTTACCATATCCAGGCACGCTGAGTGACGACGAGAAAGTGGTTGAGGAACCTCCGCTCGTGCGACTGCTTATTGGAGATTTGATGTCCGGTGTGATGTACAATTTCAAGATCCAGACCATATCCTACGGTTTGACGAGTGATCTCACCAAGCTTCAAACGCGAACCATGCCACTCATTCAATCGGAAGTGGTGATCGTGAACAATATGCACACCCGTGACACGGTTACGCTCAGCTACACGCCTACACCCCAGCAGTCTTCAAAGTTCGATCTGTATCGCTTCTCCCTTGGAGATCCGAGCATTCCGGATAAGGAGAAGCTGGCAAACGATACCGATCGGAAGGTAACGTTCACCGGTCTCACTCCCGGCCGGCTGTACAACATAACGGTGTGGACCGTGAGCGGAAAGGTGTCGAGTCAACCGATCCAGCGCCAGGATCGTATGTTCCCCGATCCGATTACGATGCTCGAAGCAACCGGCATCAACGATACGTGGATTGCGCTGAAATGGGACATACCGAAGGGAGAATACACCTCCTTCGAGGTGCAGTACCTAATGAATGATTCACACTACGTGCAAAACTACACCGTCAACAATCACATCACGATCACCGATCTGAAACCTCACCGTAACTACACCATCACCGTGGTAGTCCGGTCGGGAACGGAATCAAGCGTGCTGCGGGTCAGTTTACCCATTTCGGCAAATTTCCAAACCAAGGAAGCACTGCCGGGCAGGATGGATAAGTTTGCTCCGATCGATATACAGCCGAGTGAGATAACGTTCGAATGGTCACTGCCACCGAACGAACAGAACGGTATAATACGCCAGTTTACGATCACGTACGGGTTGGATGGTTCGCAGCACACGCAGGTGAAGGACTTCCGACCGAATGAGCTGCGCGGTTCGATCAAGGGACTGCAGCCCGGCAAATCGTACGTGTTCCGTATCCAGGCAAAGACGGCTATCGGCTACGGACCGGAACACATCTGGAAGCAGAAGATGCCAATCCTGGCGCCACCGAAACCGGAAACGCAAGTCGTTCCGACGGAAGTGGGTAGCAGTGCAACGACGATTGAAATACGGTTCCGCAAGCACTACTTCAGCGATCAGAACGGTGTCGTGACAACGTACACGATCATCATTGCCGAGGATGATTCGAAGAATGCGTCCGGGTTGGAGATGCCGAGCTGGCGCGATGTGCAGTCGTACAGTGTGTGGCCACCGTACCAGGTTATCGAACCGTACTATCCGTTCAAGAACAGTTCGGTGGAGGATTTCACCATCGGGACGGAGAACTGTGACGCGAAGAAGACGGGCTACTGCAATGGGCCGCTAAAGTCGGGCACCACGTACAAGGTGAAGGTGCGCGCTTTTACGGCACCGGATAAGTTCACCGACACGGCCTACAGTTATCCTATTCGCACAG CTCAAGACAATACGTCGCTCATCGTTTCGATCACAGTGCCATTAATGATCATTGCAATGCTGGTTGGCGTCGTGCTGTTCCTTCGCCGACGACGACACACCGGTCGCAAAACCGCCGAACAACGGACCAATGACAATATGTCCCTACCGGACAGTACCATCGAAACGAGCCGTCCAGTGTTGGTAAAGAACTTTGCCGAACACTATCGCATGATGTCAGCGGATTCTGACTTTAG ATTTAGTGAGGAGTTCGAAGAGCTTAAACATATTGGCCGCGACCAACCCTGCACATTCGCGGATCTGCCGTGCAATAGGCCCAAGAATCGTTTTACCAACATTTTACCGTATGACCATTCCCGGTTCAAACTGCAACCGGTAGACGACGAGGAAGGCTCGGACTATATCAACGCTAATTACGTGCCG GGTCATAACTCGCCGAGAGAATTTATTGTGACGCAAGGTCCACTGCACTCGACGCGGGACGATTTCTGGCGGATGTGCTGGGAAAGCAACTCGCGTGCAATTGTGATGCTAACACGCACCTTCGAGAAGGGTCGCGAAAAGTGCGACCATTACTGGCCGCACGATACCGTACCAGTATATTACGGTGACATTAAAGTGACACTGCTGAACGATAGCCATTACCCGGATTGGGTCATCACCGAGTTTATGATGACGAGA GGTGAACAGCAGCGCATTATACGCCACTTCCACTTCACCACGTGGCCCGACTTTGGTGTGCCAAATCCTCCCCAAACGCTGGCGCGATTCGTGCGAGCGTTCCGCGAACGTGTCGGTCCGGATCAGCGACCGATCGTGGTGCACTGCAGTGCCGGTGTCGGTCGGTCCGGTACCTTCATCACGCTGGACAGAATATTGCAGCAAATTCAGGTGTCCGACTACGTAGACATCTTTGGCATCGTCTGGGCAATGCGGAAAG AACGTGTCTGGATGGTACAAACGGAGCAGCAGTACATATGCATTCACCAGTGTTTGCTGGTCGTGCTGGAGGGTAAGGAGGGCACGGAGCGTGAAATTCACGACAATCAGGGCTACGAAG